The proteins below come from a single Geobacillus thermoleovorans genomic window:
- a CDS encoding ABC transporter permease, giving the protein MKASKEERWANDVFSYVKRWSERLKVGALDEKKRARGANSAFSAIVKKELADYLTSWRMIILIALILLTCFGSLYTAMTTIRDALDSSEEAKEIAKGAYLFLKLFTVSDGTLPSFLTFVSFLGPLLGIALGFDAINSERNRGTLSRLMAQPIPRDYVINGKFVAALLLNAVLFLSLGLLVMALGILVLGIPPTFEEFARMVCFLLLCLVYIAFWLNLGILFSVVFRQAATSALSSMAVWLFFNLFYSMIVEVFAKSFLQSDAITSVEQAVGRQELVLGLMRLSPSYLFNESTTALLSPDVRTLGIVTVEQTAGAVAAPLPFSQSLLLIWPQATALIAATLICFAIAYWLFMRQEIRASG; this is encoded by the coding sequence GTGAAGGCCAGTAAGGAAGAGCGATGGGCAAACGATGTTTTTTCATATGTGAAAAGATGGAGCGAACGGCTGAAGGTGGGTGCGCTTGATGAGAAGAAACGAGCAAGAGGGGCAAACAGCGCCTTTTCGGCCATTGTCAAAAAAGAACTGGCCGATTATTTGACGAGTTGGCGCATGATCATTTTAATCGCCCTCATCTTGCTTACTTGCTTCGGCTCGCTGTATACGGCGATGACGACAATCCGGGACGCGTTGGATTCCTCGGAAGAGGCCAAGGAAATCGCGAAAGGCGCCTACTTGTTTCTAAAATTATTCACCGTCTCGGACGGAACGTTGCCTTCGTTTCTGACGTTTGTCAGCTTTCTCGGGCCGCTGCTCGGCATCGCCCTTGGATTTGACGCCATCAATTCGGAGCGGAATCGGGGGACGTTAAGCCGGCTCATGGCCCAGCCGATTCCGCGCGATTATGTGATCAACGGCAAGTTTGTCGCTGCGCTGTTGTTGAATGCTGTTTTGTTTCTTTCGCTCGGCCTGCTCGTGATGGCGTTGGGCATTTTGGTCTTGGGGATTCCGCCTACTTTCGAAGAGTTTGCCCGCATGGTCTGCTTTTTGTTGTTATGTCTTGTGTATATCGCCTTTTGGCTGAATCTCGGCATTTTGTTTTCCGTCGTCTTCCGCCAGGCGGCGACATCCGCGTTGTCGTCGATGGCCGTTTGGCTGTTTTTCAATCTTTTCTACTCGATGATCGTGGAAGTATTTGCGAAATCGTTTTTGCAGTCTGACGCCATTACGTCCGTCGAGCAGGCGGTCGGCCGTCAAGAGTTGGTGCTTGGTCTCATGAGATTGTCGCCGAGCTACTTGTTCAATGAATCAACAACCGCTTTGCTTTCGCCGGACGTCCGAACGCTAGGGATCGTCACGGTGGAGCAAACGGCCGGCGCTGTTGCGGCCCCCTTGCCATTCTCGCAAAGTTTGCTGCTCATTTGGCCGCAGGCGACCGCGCTCATTGCCGCCACCCTCATCTGCTTTGCGATCGCGTATTGGTTGTTTATGAGGCAGGAGATACGGGCGAGTGGGTGA
- a CDS encoding molybdopterin molybdotransferase MoeA, with amino-acid sequence MVERRTPIPVSEAIDRVMRYAGVGEEETVPLRQSYGRYLAEDLRADHDVPPFDRSPYDGFAIRAADSEGAGLDHPVEFEVIETIGAGQVAKQPVGPFQAVRLMTGAQIPQGCDAVVMLELAKQYERDGKTYMAIKRPFRPGDNISFQGEDAKKGQPLVEKGTRINPGVAALLATFGYAEVKVAKKPRIGIFATGSELLDVSEPLVPGKIRNSNAYMIEAQVFKSGAEPIYFGQLADDLDACFHAVRQALDQVDMLITTGGVSVGDFDYLPAIYKRLGANVLFNKIAMRPGSVTTVAEIDGKLLFGLSGNPSACYVGYELFVRPVVRTRLFSAKPYLKKAKATLGADFPKPNPFTRFVRSRVEAVDGRLVVKPVGMDKSNIVTSLAFANALMVLPGGTRGFAVGDEVEVWLLDDDEGSSE; translated from the coding sequence ATGGTCGAAAGACGAACCCCGATTCCTGTATCGGAAGCGATCGATCGGGTGATGCGTTATGCCGGAGTGGGAGAAGAGGAAACAGTGCCGCTTCGCCAGTCGTATGGCCGCTATTTGGCCGAAGATTTGCGTGCTGACCATGACGTGCCGCCGTTTGACCGCTCGCCGTATGACGGATTTGCCATTCGCGCCGCCGACTCGGAAGGAGCGGGACTTGACCATCCGGTCGAGTTTGAAGTCATTGAAACGATCGGCGCCGGGCAAGTGGCGAAGCAGCCCGTCGGCCCGTTTCAAGCGGTGCGCTTGATGACCGGGGCGCAAATTCCCCAAGGATGCGATGCGGTCGTCATGTTGGAGCTCGCCAAACAGTACGAGCGGGATGGAAAAACGTATATGGCCATTAAACGCCCGTTCCGCCCTGGCGACAACATTTCGTTTCAAGGGGAAGATGCGAAAAAAGGGCAGCCGCTTGTCGAAAAAGGAACGCGCATCAATCCCGGGGTGGCGGCGCTCTTGGCGACGTTCGGCTACGCCGAAGTGAAGGTGGCGAAAAAGCCGCGGATTGGCATTTTTGCGACTGGAAGCGAACTGCTCGACGTCTCTGAACCGCTTGTGCCGGGAAAAATCCGCAACAGCAACGCCTACATGATCGAGGCGCAGGTGTTCAAAAGCGGCGCCGAGCCGATTTATTTCGGCCAGCTGGCCGACGACCTCGACGCGTGCTTTCACGCCGTGCGCCAGGCGCTCGACCAAGTGGACATGCTCATTACGACCGGCGGCGTCTCGGTCGGGGATTTCGATTATTTGCCCGCCATTTACAAGCGGCTCGGAGCGAACGTGTTGTTTAACAAAATCGCCATGCGCCCGGGGAGCGTGACGACCGTCGCCGAGATTGATGGCAAGCTGCTGTTCGGTCTATCCGGAAACCCGTCGGCGTGCTACGTCGGCTATGAACTGTTTGTCCGCCCGGTCGTGCGCACGCGGCTGTTTTCGGCCAAGCCGTATTTGAAAAAAGCGAAAGCCACCCTTGGCGCCGATTTTCCGAAGCCGAACCCGTTCACCCGCTTCGTGCGCAGCCGGGTCGAGGCGGTTGACGGTCGGCTTGTCGTGAAGCCGGTCGGCATGGACAAGTCGAACATCGTCACCTCGCTTGCCTTTGCGAACGCCTTGATGGTGCTGCCGGGCGGAACGAGAGGGTTTGCGGTTGGCGATGAGGTGGAAGTGTGGCTTTTGGATGACGATGAGGGGTCAAGCGAATGA
- a CDS encoding MFS transporter — translation MNKQKALLPITTFAMMFSFAVWAVFSPLASTFQQMYGLTSTQKSILVAIPVLLGSIMRLPLGIWTDRIGGRRLFSLLLLFLVIPLVGAGFADSYAMLLFWAFFIGMAGTSFAISVTFVSRLTPPEKQGTALGINAMGNFGTAVAAFSVPSIAAAFGVPWAFWGMIIPVVVMLVLVWFFTPDMPKPKQQKTVRESLSVLKYKHTWTLSLFYFVTFGAFVAFGIYLPSLLVDLYGLTPVDAGMRAAGFTVLATLARPVGGYLGDKIGAERVLTFVYAGMTIGALVIAFGMENIWVMTAACLFVAVMSGLGNGAVFKLVPQLFPAETGAVTGLVGAWGGLGGFFPPIVMGIIKDATGSYVLGFLLLSLFTLICFLLNRLVFGKKAGEPANRFAS, via the coding sequence ATGAATAAACAAAAGGCGCTGCTGCCGATTACGACGTTCGCCATGATGTTTTCATTCGCCGTGTGGGCCGTGTTTTCGCCGCTTGCGAGTACGTTTCAGCAAATGTACGGGCTGACATCGACGCAAAAAAGCATTTTGGTCGCCATTCCGGTGCTGCTTGGCTCGATCATGCGTTTGCCGCTTGGCATTTGGACGGACCGGATCGGCGGGCGCAGGCTGTTTTCGCTGCTGCTCTTGTTTCTTGTCATTCCGCTTGTTGGCGCAGGGTTTGCAGATTCGTATGCGATGCTTCTGTTTTGGGCGTTTTTCATCGGCATGGCCGGAACGTCGTTCGCCATTTCGGTGACGTTCGTTTCCCGCTTGACTCCGCCGGAAAAGCAAGGGACGGCGCTTGGGATTAACGCGATGGGCAACTTCGGCACGGCGGTTGCTGCGTTTTCCGTTCCATCGATTGCCGCAGCGTTTGGTGTGCCTTGGGCTTTTTGGGGGATGATCATTCCGGTTGTCGTCATGCTCGTTCTCGTTTGGTTTTTCACACCGGATATGCCGAAACCGAAACAACAAAAAACGGTGCGTGAATCGCTGTCGGTATTGAAATATAAACATACGTGGACGTTGTCGCTCTTTTACTTTGTTACGTTCGGGGCGTTTGTCGCTTTCGGCATTTACTTGCCGTCGCTGCTCGTTGACTTGTATGGGTTGACGCCAGTGGATGCTGGGATGCGCGCGGCTGGGTTTACTGTACTCGCTACGCTCGCGCGGCCAGTCGGCGGCTATCTTGGCGATAAAATCGGAGCTGAACGGGTGTTGACGTTCGTCTACGCTGGAATGACAATCGGCGCGTTGGTGATCGCGTTTGGAATGGAAAATATTTGGGTGATGACAGCGGCTTGTTTGTTTGTGGCCGTGATGTCTGGGCTGGGCAACGGTGCGGTGTTCAAACTCGTGCCGCAGCTGTTCCCAGCCGAAACGGGCGCCGTCACCGGCCTTGTCGGCGCCTGGGGCGGACTTGGCGGCTTTTTTCCGCCGATTGTCATGGGGATCATTAAAGATGCAACAGGTTCGTACGTGCTCGGTTTTCTGCTCCTTAGCTTGTTTACCCTTATTTGCTTCTTGCTGAACCGGCTCGTATTTGGCAAAAAAGCCGGCGAACCGGCGAACCGGTTCGCTTCTTGA
- the mobB gene encoding molybdopterin-guanine dinucleotide biosynthesis protein B produces MNVWQVVGYKHSGKTTLMEKWVAAAVREGWRVGTVKHHGHGGEPARPEGVDSVRHERAGAVATAVEGDGLLQLHLRRPLWRLDDVLALYAPLRLDLVLVEGYKQERHPKVVLVRTWEDWASLQHLANIRAVIAWEPLEGPLAHPVFSLADDDEYIPWLMNEVRTRT; encoded by the coding sequence ATGAACGTCTGGCAAGTCGTCGGCTATAAACATAGCGGCAAAACGACGCTTATGGAAAAATGGGTGGCGGCCGCTGTCCGGGAAGGATGGCGCGTCGGGACGGTGAAGCACCACGGCCATGGCGGCGAGCCCGCGCGGCCGGAAGGCGTCGATTCCGTCCGCCATGAGCGGGCCGGGGCGGTGGCAACGGCGGTGGAAGGAGACGGGCTTTTGCAGCTTCATCTCCGCCGCCCGTTGTGGCGGTTGGATGATGTGTTGGCGCTTTATGCGCCGCTTCGGCTCGATCTCGTGTTGGTCGAAGGCTACAAACAAGAGCGGCACCCGAAAGTCGTGCTCGTCCGCACTTGGGAAGATTGGGCGTCGCTTCAGCACCTCGCCAACATCCGCGCCGTCATCGCCTGGGAGCCGCTCGAAGGGCCGCTAGCGCACCCGGTGTTTTCGCTGGCCGATGATGACGAATATATTCCATGGCTCATGAACGAGGTGAGAACACGAACATGA
- the modB gene encoding molybdate ABC transporter permease subunit has product MTSFWSPVWLSIKVSLLAGLIVAVLGTAAARRMARRRFRGKTVVETVFMLPLVLPPSVVGFLLVVLFGRHSPIGQWIETSFHTTVLFTPGAAVMAAVVVSFPLMYQAAKTGLEAVDPTIEGAARIDGANERQVFWHISLPLARHALLSGAVLSFARSLGEFGATLMFAGNIPGKTQTIPTAVYMAMESGRMELAWAWVAVTIGLSFSLLVFATKLGRLRE; this is encoded by the coding sequence ATGACATCGTTTTGGTCACCGGTTTGGTTATCGATCAAAGTATCGCTCCTCGCCGGCTTGATTGTCGCGGTCTTAGGGACAGCGGCGGCGAGGCGGATGGCGCGCCGCCGGTTTCGCGGCAAGACAGTGGTGGAGACGGTGTTTATGTTGCCGCTCGTGTTGCCGCCGTCGGTCGTCGGTTTTTTGCTCGTCGTCTTGTTTGGCCGACATAGCCCCATCGGCCAGTGGATCGAAACGTCATTTCATACGACCGTACTGTTTACGCCCGGTGCCGCGGTGATGGCCGCCGTGGTCGTGTCATTCCCGCTCATGTATCAGGCGGCCAAAACCGGGCTCGAAGCGGTCGATCCAACCATTGAAGGGGCGGCGCGCATCGATGGGGCGAATGAGCGCCAAGTGTTTTGGCATATTTCGCTGCCGCTTGCCAGACACGCGTTATTATCCGGGGCAGTGCTGTCGTTTGCCCGCAGCCTCGGGGAGTTTGGCGCAACACTCATGTTTGCCGGCAATATTCCAGGAAAAACGCAAACGATCCCGACCGCCGTCTATATGGCCATGGAATCGGGGCGAATGGAGTTAGCGTGGGCATGGGTGGCGGTCACGATCGGATTGTCATTCAGTTTATTGGTCTTTGCGACGAAACTCGGTCGTTTACGGGAATAA
- a CDS encoding methyl-accepting chemotaxis protein, with protein sequence MWALVKGRQWEEEKTELERQLAEMKEELTRQKEAIHETVAGLLGELQEIVHQHEVVNGQHHVLGQLVDRTKEKVDNVSTLSKSSYAISDRLCEQGNALVETAGQMVAAAKEGIRMSEEMEQAMGRLGSEMETTSAAMHRLRGRSQEIEQIVKVIKEIAGQTNLIALNASIEAARAGEHGKGFSVVAAEVRKLAEHTADSTETIHQLTDAVQQEIERSLEQTEAISSLIETVVQMSIHTARKWSAMMELIDQVENRAQDVLNYIQEQYRYADKVRKELEQSAALFGETREMILRHIADASVVDEKLAEGIKQLQQWQQR encoded by the coding sequence ATGTGGGCGTTGGTGAAGGGAAGGCAGTGGGAGGAGGAAAAAACAGAACTGGAGCGGCAACTCGCTGAGATGAAAGAAGAGCTCACGAGACAAAAGGAAGCCATTCATGAGACGGTGGCAGGATTGCTCGGGGAGTTGCAGGAAATCGTTCACCAGCATGAGGTGGTCAACGGGCAACACCATGTATTAGGCCAGCTGGTTGACCGAACGAAAGAAAAGGTTGATAATGTCAGTACGCTCAGCAAGTCATCATATGCGATTTCCGACCGTTTATGCGAACAAGGGAACGCGTTGGTGGAGACGGCGGGTCAGATGGTCGCAGCCGCAAAAGAAGGTATCCGCATGTCGGAAGAAATGGAGCAGGCGATGGGGCGGCTCGGCAGTGAGATGGAAACGACATCGGCCGCGATGCATCGGTTGCGCGGCCGCTCGCAAGAAATTGAACAAATTGTGAAAGTGATCAAAGAAATCGCTGGCCAGACGAATTTGATCGCGTTAAACGCCTCGATCGAAGCCGCTCGCGCCGGGGAGCATGGCAAAGGGTTTTCCGTCGTCGCCGCTGAAGTGAGGAAATTGGCTGAGCATACGGCGGACAGCACGGAAACGATTCACCAGCTAACCGATGCCGTGCAGCAGGAAATCGAGCGGTCGCTAGAGCAAACGGAAGCCATTTCATCTTTGATCGAAACGGTTGTCCAAATGAGCATCCATACAGCTCGCAAATGGTCGGCGATGATGGAGCTGATCGATCAAGTCGAAAATCGAGCCCAAGACGTGCTAAACTATATTCAGGAACAATACCGCTATGCGGATAAAGTGAGGAAAGAGCTCGAACAGTCCGCCGCTTTGTTTGGCGAAACGCGGGAGATGATTTTGCGGCATATTGCCGATGCGAGCGTCGTTGATGAAAAGTTGGCAGAAGGCATAAAACAGCTGCAACAATGGCAACAACGTTGA
- a CDS encoding Crp/Fnr family transcriptional regulator: protein MERQSQLVEKRDFSLLRSWLQSSKKVIPLRKHSFLFQEGMPANELYLILSGKVQVSKICPDGKEMCFRICGSGEIVGELTLFTNDAHYLLTAKVIEPGEAAVINKEELEQQLLINPPLTFEYMRWMSKHARRTQTKFRDLIMNGKKGALYSTLIRLCNSYGVSLEDGSILIDVALKNQDLANFCGTTRESVNRMLNALKQKGIISMGRGKITVHDLNYLKAEIQCEDCPPDICCIE, encoded by the coding sequence ATGGAACGGCAAAGCCAACTAGTGGAGAAACGCGATTTTTCCCTCTTGCGCTCATGGCTGCAATCGTCGAAAAAAGTGATTCCGTTGCGCAAGCACTCCTTTTTGTTCCAAGAAGGGATGCCGGCCAATGAATTGTATTTGATCCTCTCTGGCAAAGTGCAAGTAAGCAAAATTTGTCCGGACGGAAAAGAAATGTGCTTCCGCATTTGCGGAAGCGGGGAAATCGTTGGTGAATTGACACTGTTTACGAACGATGCACACTACTTGTTGACAGCCAAGGTAATAGAGCCAGGCGAAGCGGCAGTCATAAACAAAGAGGAACTGGAACAGCAGCTGCTGATCAATCCGCCCCTTACCTTTGAATATATGCGCTGGATGAGCAAGCATGCCCGGCGGACACAGACGAAATTCCGCGATTTGATTATGAACGGAAAAAAAGGGGCGCTCTATTCGACGCTCATTCGCCTTTGCAACAGTTATGGCGTCTCGCTTGAAGATGGAAGCATTTTGATCGACGTCGCATTGAAAAACCAAGATTTAGCCAACTTTTGCGGCACAACGCGCGAAAGCGTTAATCGGATGCTCAACGCCTTGAAACAGAAAGGGATCATCTCGATGGGGCGGGGGAAAATTACGGTTCATGATTTAAACTATTTGAAAGCGGAAATCCAATGCGAAGACTGTCCGCCGGATATTTGTTGCATTGAGTGA
- a CDS encoding YwiC-like family protein — translation MANKSKWVMPKQHGAWAMLIIPFWLGAYAGGLSWIHAPLFVAWLALYLATYPLLMAVKTKRKEPYVPAAARYGAIAAAALAVSLWQQPALFYFGLAMVPFFLVNTYYSKKKNDRAFWNDVAAIAAFCIGGLAAFYAGRGALTIEAFELALFSFLFFIGSTFYVKTMIREKKNERYKWLSWGYHALLIVGLIAIGEPFAVLAYAPSVIRAVYLYGKSLPIMKLGMLEIANAAYFFIAMIVLYS, via the coding sequence ATGGCGAACAAAAGCAAATGGGTGATGCCAAAACAACACGGCGCCTGGGCGATGCTCATCATCCCGTTTTGGCTCGGGGCGTACGCCGGTGGGCTTTCGTGGATTCACGCGCCGCTCTTTGTCGCCTGGCTTGCGCTCTATTTGGCGACGTATCCGCTCTTGATGGCGGTGAAAACGAAGCGGAAAGAGCCGTACGTGCCCGCCGCCGCCCGCTATGGTGCCATCGCCGCCGCGGCGCTTGCCGTCTCTCTTTGGCAACAGCCGGCGCTTTTCTACTTCGGGCTCGCCATGGTGCCGTTTTTCTTGGTGAACACGTACTACAGCAAGAAAAAGAACGATCGCGCCTTTTGGAATGATGTAGCCGCCATCGCAGCGTTTTGCATCGGCGGCCTCGCCGCCTTTTACGCCGGACGCGGGGCGTTGACGATCGAAGCGTTTGAACTCGCCCTGTTTTCCTTCCTCTTTTTCATCGGCAGCACGTTTTACGTAAAAACGATGATTCGCGAAAAGAAAAACGAGCGGTACAAATGGCTGTCATGGGGCTACCACGCCCTGTTGATCGTCGGCCTCATCGCCATCGGCGAGCCGTTCGCCGTCTTGGCCTACGCGCCGAGCGTCATCCGCGCCGTCTATTTATATGGCAAGTCGCTGCCGATCATGAAACTTGGCATGCTGGAAATCGCCAACGCGGCGTACTTTTTCATCGCGATGATCGTGCTCTACTCTTGA
- the moaD gene encoding molybdopterin converting factor subunit 1, translated as MIRLLFFAHLGEQIGEREVMWPNVPETVKKLKDEVEERYGVSLGRVMTAVNEEYVRDEAPLHAGDTVAFIPPVSGG; from the coding sequence ATGATCCGTCTATTGTTTTTCGCCCATTTGGGCGAGCAAATCGGCGAGCGGGAAGTGATGTGGCCGAATGTTCCGGAAACGGTGAAAAAACTGAAAGACGAAGTGGAAGAGCGCTATGGCGTCTCGCTCGGGCGCGTCATGACCGCGGTCAATGAGGAGTATGTCCGCGACGAAGCGCCGCTTCACGCCGGCGACACGGTCGCCTTTATTCCACCGGTAAGCGGAGGATGA
- the ric gene encoding iron-sulfur cluster repair di-iron protein: MEQRFTEQSLIGDIVTQFPKAADLFKARRIDFCCGGQRPLKEAIEERGLDGEALLRELNTLYAEAQNKPTGNWNEAPLDELVDHIVRTHHRYLNEELPQLSPYVTKVLRVHGMHHPHLSQVHKRFHELKTELEQHLIKEETGAFPLILQFADNPSPENREAVERAVRELVNEHDAAGDLMKEIRDITNDFTPPEDACGTYRLVYSRLAALEDDLFTHIHLENNILFPRVLAAVKV; encoded by the coding sequence ATGGAACAGCGGTTTACTGAACAATCATTGATTGGCGATATTGTTACTCAATTTCCGAAAGCAGCTGATTTGTTTAAAGCGCGGCGCATCGATTTTTGCTGCGGCGGACAGCGCCCGTTAAAAGAGGCCATCGAAGAGCGTGGACTGGATGGCGAAGCGCTCCTTCGCGAGCTGAACACCCTTTACGCGGAGGCGCAAAACAAGCCGACGGGAAACTGGAACGAAGCGCCGCTCGACGAACTCGTCGATCATATTGTAAGAACGCATCACCGCTATTTGAACGAGGAACTGCCGCAGCTCAGCCCATATGTCACGAAAGTGTTGCGCGTGCACGGCATGCACCATCCACATCTGTCCCAAGTGCATAAACGGTTCCATGAGTTAAAAACGGAGCTTGAGCAACACTTGATTAAAGAGGAAACGGGCGCATTCCCGCTCATTTTGCAATTTGCCGACAACCCATCGCCGGAAAACCGGGAAGCGGTCGAGCGAGCCGTCCGCGAACTGGTCAATGAACATGACGCAGCCGGCGATTTGATGAAAGAAATTCGCGACATCACCAACGACTTCACCCCGCCGGAAGATGCGTGCGGCACGTATCGGCTCGTCTACAGCCGGCTCGCGGCGCTTGAAGACGACTTATTTACGCACATCCATTTGGAAAACAATATCCTCTTCCCGCGCGTGTTGGCGGCGGTGAAGGTTTAA
- the moaA gene encoding GTP 3',8-cyclase MoaA yields the protein MSERNRTNVMDRLSRPLRDLRLSVIDQCNFRCVYCMPAEVFGPNFRFLAEGELLTVEEMALLSECFVELGVEKIRLTGGEPLLRRDLDALVARLSAIPGLRDIGLTTNGVHLVKWAQRLKEAGLKRVNVSLDALDDDIFRKMNGIGVGVTPVLKGIEAARAAGLGVKVNMVVKKGWNDSQIVPMAAYFKEQGIPLRLIEFMDVGTTNGWDYSHVVTKKEMYEQINAMHPLEPVEKAYFGEVASRYRYAGTNVEVGFIASVTETFCRSCTRARISADGKLYTCLFASEGVSLKDKLRAGAGKEELKALIAAIWSERTDRYSEERTAETAKQRPKIEMSYIGG from the coding sequence ATGAGCGAGCGCAACCGAACGAACGTCATGGACCGCCTGTCCCGCCCGCTTCGCGACTTGCGGTTATCAGTGATCGACCAATGCAATTTTCGCTGCGTCTATTGCATGCCGGCCGAAGTGTTCGGGCCGAATTTTCGCTTTTTGGCGGAAGGCGAGCTGTTGACGGTCGAGGAAATGGCGCTTCTATCGGAATGCTTTGTCGAGCTGGGCGTCGAAAAAATCCGCCTGACAGGGGGCGAGCCGCTCTTAAGGCGCGATTTGGACGCGCTTGTTGCGCGGCTGTCTGCGATTCCCGGCCTGCGCGATATCGGCTTGACGACCAATGGCGTCCATTTAGTGAAATGGGCGCAGCGGCTGAAAGAAGCCGGGTTGAAGCGCGTCAACGTCAGCTTGGATGCGTTGGATGATGACATTTTCCGAAAAATGAACGGCATCGGCGTCGGCGTCACCCCGGTGTTGAAAGGCATCGAAGCCGCCCGGGCGGCGGGGCTCGGCGTCAAGGTGAACATGGTCGTCAAAAAAGGGTGGAACGACTCGCAAATCGTGCCGATGGCGGCCTATTTCAAAGAACAAGGCATTCCGCTCCGCTTGATTGAATTTATGGATGTCGGCACCACGAACGGCTGGGATTACTCCCATGTCGTGACGAAAAAAGAGATGTATGAACAAATCAACGCCATGCACCCTCTTGAACCGGTTGAAAAAGCGTACTTCGGCGAAGTGGCGAGCCGCTACCGGTACGCGGGCACGAACGTAGAAGTCGGCTTTATCGCCTCGGTGACGGAAACGTTTTGCCGGAGCTGCACGAGGGCGCGCATTTCCGCCGATGGCAAGCTGTACACGTGTTTGTTTGCTTCTGAGGGCGTGTCGTTGAAAGACAAACTGCGCGCCGGCGCGGGGAAAGAAGAGCTGAAGGCGCTGATCGCCGCCATCTGGAGCGAGCGGACAGACCGCTATTCAGAAGAACGGACGGCAGAGACAGCGAAACAGCGCCCGAAAATTGAAATGTCGTATATTGGGGGATGA
- a CDS encoding molybdenum cofactor biosynthesis protein MoaE: protein MTEPLFAITDRPISVEDVMKKVMRPEAGAVAVFAGTVREWTNGKRTLFLQYEAYVSMAEKMLAQIGAEIAEKWPGAKTAITHRIGRLKIGDIAVVIAVSSPHRAEAYEANRYAIERIKQIVPIWKKEQWEDGSAWVGDQLETTAYPSGKPEVKEE from the coding sequence ATGACAGAACCGTTGTTTGCCATTACCGACCGGCCGATTTCGGTCGAGGATGTGATGAAAAAAGTGATGCGTCCGGAAGCGGGGGCGGTCGCTGTCTTTGCCGGCACGGTGCGCGAATGGACGAACGGCAAGAGGACGCTCTTTTTGCAATATGAGGCGTACGTGTCGATGGCCGAGAAAATGCTCGCGCAAATCGGGGCGGAAATTGCGGAGAAATGGCCAGGGGCGAAAACCGCCATCACCCACCGGATCGGGCGGCTTAAGATCGGCGACATCGCCGTCGTCATCGCGGTTTCCTCGCCGCACCGCGCCGAAGCGTATGAGGCGAACCGCTATGCCATTGAGCGGATCAAGCAAATCGTGCCGATTTGGAAAAAAGAGCAATGGGAGGACGGAAGCGCCTGGGTGGGCGACCAGTTGGAAACAACGGCGTATCCGTCCGGAAAACCGGAGGTGAAAGAGGAATGA